Proteins encoded by one window of Cyclobacteriaceae bacterium:
- the uvrC gene encoding excinuclease ABC subunit UvrC, translating into MLFDELKDYALLLPDSPGVYRFYNAQHELIYVGKAKSLKKRVSSYFNKSSGLNRKTLKLVSEINHIEYTVANTEFDALLLENNFIKQNQPKYNILLKDDKTFPYLCILNERFPRIISTRKYLPEQGEYFGPYASVTAMKSVLELVRKLYTIRTCTLALTAANIEQKKFKVCLEFHIGNCKGPCENLQSESDYLEDIDQARHILKGNLSKVEQYFQRHMQAAAESLSFEQAQKFKDKLNLLDRFQSKSLVVNRNLTDIDVVSIASKNDYAYINYMQVKEGAIVFSKTLEVKKKLDEPDEELLSYALVSLREQTNSLHREIISNLPIVLISEEIINTIPKIGDKKKLLSLSLKNALEMQKERELVRGEKKSRQAEVIQILQKDLHLQHPPMIIECFDNSNFQGSYPVASMVRFVNGKPDKKNYRHFNIKTVTGPNDFESMKEIVGRRYRKILDEGSELPDLILVDGGKGQLSSACESLKELNLYGKLPIAGIAKRLEEIYYPEDPLPLHINKKSPGLLLLQQIRDEAHRFAITFHRKKRNKSTLKTELDSLEGIGEKTITKLLRHFKSTKKIKEASQEELEELVGKARAIKIKQQAR; encoded by the coding sequence ATGTTGTTTGATGAGCTAAAAGATTATGCTCTTCTGCTTCCGGATTCACCCGGTGTTTACCGCTTTTACAATGCACAGCACGAACTCATATATGTAGGCAAGGCGAAAAGTCTGAAGAAACGGGTTAGCTCCTACTTTAATAAAAGCAGCGGACTAAACCGTAAAACACTAAAACTTGTTTCAGAAATTAACCACATCGAATACACGGTGGCCAACACTGAATTCGATGCGTTGTTGCTGGAAAATAATTTCATTAAACAGAATCAGCCGAAGTACAACATCCTGTTAAAGGATGATAAAACATTTCCATACCTCTGCATTCTCAACGAACGCTTTCCAAGAATCATATCTACGCGAAAATATTTACCTGAACAAGGTGAGTACTTTGGCCCTTATGCCAGCGTAACGGCTATGAAAAGTGTGCTAGAGTTGGTAAGGAAACTATATACCATTCGCACGTGCACGCTTGCACTTACCGCAGCTAACATTGAACAGAAAAAATTTAAAGTTTGTCTTGAATTTCATATCGGCAATTGTAAAGGCCCTTGTGAAAATTTACAAAGCGAATCCGACTACCTCGAAGATATTGACCAGGCCCGCCACATCCTGAAAGGAAACCTGAGCAAGGTAGAGCAATACTTTCAGCGCCACATGCAAGCAGCTGCCGAAAGTCTCTCATTTGAGCAAGCTCAAAAATTTAAAGACAAACTTAATCTACTCGATCGGTTCCAAAGCAAATCGCTGGTGGTGAACCGAAACCTTACCGACATTGATGTGGTGTCAATCGCCAGCAAAAATGATTATGCCTACATCAACTACATGCAGGTTAAAGAGGGAGCGATTGTGTTCTCGAAAACATTGGAAGTGAAGAAAAAACTCGATGAACCCGATGAAGAATTACTTTCCTATGCACTGGTTTCACTGCGTGAACAAACAAATTCATTGCATCGTGAGATTATCAGCAACCTTCCCATTGTACTGATCTCTGAAGAAATCATAAACACCATCCCTAAAATAGGTGACAAGAAAAAACTTCTTTCTCTCTCGCTGAAAAATGCACTGGAGATGCAAAAGGAGCGCGAATTGGTTCGGGGTGAGAAAAAATCACGACAAGCAGAGGTTATCCAAATTTTACAAAAAGATTTGCACCTTCAGCACCCGCCCATGATTATTGAATGTTTTGATAATTCAAATTTTCAAGGCAGCTACCCGGTTGCATCCATGGTACGTTTTGTGAACGGAAAGCCAGATAAAAAAAATTACCGGCACTTCAACATCAAAACCGTTACCGGGCCTAACGATTTTGAGTCGATGAAAGAGATTGTAGGCAGGCGGTACAGAAAAATTCTGGACGAAGGAAGTGAGTTGCCTGATCTTATCCTCGTGGATGGAGGAAAAGGTCAACTCAGCAGCGCGTGCGAGTCGCTGAAAGAACTAAATCTATACGGCAAATTGCCCATTGCCGGAATTGCCAAAAGGCTTGAGGAAATCTATTATCCGGAAGATCCGCTTCCCTTACACATCAATAAAAAATCACCCGGATTATTGCTGCTTCAACAAATACGGGACGAGGCCCATCGCTTCGCCATTACGTTTCATCGCAAAAAGAGAAACAAATCAACCCTGAAAACAGAGCTGGACAGCCTGGAAGGCATTGGTGAAAAGACCATTACCAAATTACTTAGGCACTTCAAATCCACAAAAAAAATAAAAGAAGCAAGCCAGGAAGAACTCGAAGAACTGGTAGGCAAAGCACGGGCAATAAAGATCAAGCAACAAGCCCGGTAA